The following are encoded together in the Glycine max cultivar Williams 82 chromosome 8, Glycine_max_v4.0, whole genome shotgun sequence genome:
- the LOC100804067 gene encoding probable polygalacturonase At1g80170: MDKFFLVSLLGLLIAAHGVAGSMMCDNIGMLEELKSLEALDIEEENEVGLSDIPSWRSEHGGKVLVNIDSFGAAGDGESDDTEALQKAWGVACSTPKSVLLIPQGRRYLVNATKFRGPCEDKLIIQIDGTLVAPDEPKNWDPKLPRVWLDFSKLNKTIFQGSGVIDGSGSKWWAASCKKNKSNPCKGAPTAFTIDTSSSIRVKGLTIQNSQQMHFTISRCDSVRITGVKVSAPGDSPNTDGIHISESTNVIIQDSKIGTGDDCISIVNASSNIKMKRIYCGPGHGISIGSLGKDNSTGIVTKVILDTAVLRETTNGLRIKTWQGGSGYVRGVRFQNVRVENVSNPIIIDQFYCDSPTNCENQASAVEISEVMYQNISGTTMSAKAIKFDCSDSVPCSKLVLSNVDLEKQDGSVETYCHSAQGFPYGVVHPSADCLSSSDKTSQIEESTIEEEDIRHTEL, encoded by the exons ATGGACAaattcttcttggtttccttacTCGGTTTGCTCATAGCAGCTCATGGAGTTGCAGGAAGCATGATGTGTGACAACATTGGCATGCTTGAAGAACTTAAAAGCCTTGAGGCCCTGgacatagaagaagaaaatgaggtTGGACTTTCTGACATCCCTTCATGGAGAAGTGAGCATGGTGGAAAAGTTCTGGTGAATATTGATAGCTTTGGTGCTGCTGGAGATGGAGAATCTGATGATACTGAG GCTTTACAAAAAGCATGGGGAGTTGCATGCTCTACACCAAAATCTGTTTTGTTAATTCCTCAAGGACGCCGTTACCTAGTTAATGCAACAAAATTCAGAGGGCCTTGTGAAGACAAGCTCATCATCCAG ATTGATGGTACTTTGGTTGCACCAGATGAGCCTAAGAACTGGGATCCAAAACTACCACGGGTTTGGCTTGATTTTTCCAAATTGAACAAAACTATTTTCCAAGGTTCTGGAGTTATTGATGGCTCAGGAAGCAAATGGTGGGCGGCATCTTGCAAAAAGAACAAGTCCAAT CCTTGCAAAGGTGCACCAACA GCATTTACAATTGATACAAGTTCATCCATAAGGGTGAAAGGACTAACAATCCAGAATAGCCAACAGATGCATTTTACTATATCACGATGTGATTCTGTTAGAATTACTGGCGTGAAAGTGTCAGCACCTGGAGACAGCCCAAACACTGATGGAATTCATATTAGTGAATCAACAAATGTCATAATCCAAGACAGCAAAATTGGAACAG GGGATGATTGCATATCAATTGTCAATGCTAGCTCTAATATCAAAATGAAGAGAATTTATTGTGGACCAGGACATGGAATCAG CATTGGAAGTCTAGGGAAAGACAACTCAACAGGCATAGTCACGAAAGTGATTTTGGATACAGCAGTTCTTAGGGAGACTACCAACGGTCTCAGAATTAAGACTTGGCAG GGAGGTTCTGGATATGTTCGAGGGGTGCGTTTTCAGAATGTGAGGGTGGAAAATGTATCCAACCCCATTATTATAGACCAATTTTACTGTGATTCTCCAACCAATTGTGAAAATCAG GCATCAGCAGTGGAGATAAGCGAGGTGATGTACCAGAACATAAGTGGCACTACAATGAGTGCTAAGGCCATTAAATTTGACTGCAGTGACTCAGTCCCATGCAGCAAACTAGTCCTTAGCAACGTTGACTTAGAGAAACAAGATGGCTCTGTTGAAACATATTGCCACTCAGCACAAGGCTTTCCCTATGGTGTGGTTCACCCTTCTGCTGATTGCCTTAGTTCAAGTGACAAAACATCTCAAATTGAAGAGTCAACTATAGAGGAAGAAGATATTCGTCACACTGAACTATAA